A genomic segment from Gilvibacter sp. SZ-19 encodes:
- a CDS encoding DUF4105 domain-containing protein: MRKLLLLFILIFCKPSFAQQIPLSDAAEISVLTMGPGKDLYDSFGHTAIRLEDKVRGIDVTYNYGVYDFNDPNFYAKFAKGQMRYVLDRRRTEGFLRNYIEANRWIKEQVLALTPQEKQAMFNFLENNLKPENRAYNYDFFYDNCATKIPQILQDIVPEMTIDSSFVDAPKTFRTLIQQNVHWNTWGSFGMDLGIGSVVDRVAPVKDHMFLPEYVFKALEVSSRDGAPMVAETKTLFENEPEESKRNFFSSPLFAFLILGLLILWITYRDSKNESRSRIFDAVLQVFLGLVGVIFLLLWFATDHYTTAYNYNLLWAFPLNILLAFQLGKKHPKRWVKGYLKFLLLMLVLMCMHWLVGVQVFPKALIPFLIALALRYLYLTKAVERDLLPAVEDDGA, translated from the coding sequence ATGCGGAAACTTCTACTTCTTTTTATTCTGATCTTTTGCAAACCTAGTTTCGCGCAGCAAATACCACTTTCTGATGCTGCGGAGATCTCTGTACTGACCATGGGTCCGGGCAAGGACCTTTACGATTCCTTTGGACATACCGCCATTCGATTAGAAGATAAAGTTCGAGGTATAGACGTTACCTACAACTATGGGGTTTACGATTTTAACGACCCTAATTTCTACGCCAAATTTGCTAAAGGACAGATGCGCTATGTGCTAGATCGGCGTAGAACGGAAGGGTTCTTAAGAAATTATATCGAAGCCAACCGCTGGATAAAAGAGCAGGTCTTGGCCTTGACTCCACAGGAAAAACAAGCGATGTTCAACTTTTTGGAGAACAATCTAAAACCGGAGAATCGCGCTTATAATTACGATTTCTTTTACGATAACTGCGCTACAAAGATCCCGCAGATACTTCAAGATATCGTCCCTGAAATGACCATTGATTCGAGTTTCGTAGACGCACCAAAGACCTTTAGAACACTAATTCAGCAGAATGTTCATTGGAACACTTGGGGAAGCTTTGGTATGGATCTGGGCATAGGTTCTGTGGTAGATCGAGTAGCTCCTGTTAAGGATCATATGTTCTTACCGGAATACGTCTTTAAGGCCTTAGAAGTTAGCAGCCGTGATGGAGCCCCTATGGTCGCAGAAACAAAGACCTTGTTCGAGAATGAGCCAGAGGAGTCAAAACGCAATTTCTTTAGCAGCCCGCTGTTCGCCTTTCTGATTCTAGGACTTCTTATTTTATGGATTACCTATCGCGATTCCAAGAATGAAAGCCGCAGCCGCATCTTTGATGCCGTTCTGCAAGTATTTCTCGGTTTGGTAGGAGTTATCTTTTTACTCCTATGGTTTGCTACAGACCACTACACTACCGCTTACAATTATAACCTGCTTTGGGCATTTCCACTGAATATACTCTTGGCGTTTCAGCTGGGCAAAAAGCATCCTAAGCGTTGGGTGAAAGGCTATTTGAAATTTTTACTGCTGATGTTGGTGCTGATGTGTATGCACTGGTTGGTCGGGGTTCAAGTATTTCCAAAAGCTTTGATACCTTTCTTGATCGCTTTGGCCTTGCGTTATTTGTATCTCACAAAAGCTGTAGAACGCGACCTATTGCCCGCGGTAGAAGATGATGGTGCTTAG
- a CDS encoding phosphatidylcholine/phosphatidylserine synthase, with translation MRKYIPHLFTSLNLCCGCIAAVFIIIGQPLGAVFFMFLGIFFDFFDGLAARALKVTSEVGVQLDSLADVITSGLVPSLIMVHLLINAEWDGTIGTYLDALMVEKNPLIPEALFPSWLPVIGLLIVISAAYRLAKFNVDDRQTSGFIGLPTPANAIFIASLLLITEDFSPAWAYELLTNSWVLVGITVVFSLLMHAEIRLFALKFKSFGIKENGHIYAFLLASLVGLLVFKLIAIPFIIIGYILVSILKNLTTN, from the coding sequence ATGCGGAAATACATCCCACACCTTTTTACTTCTTTGAATTTATGTTGCGGATGTATCGCAGCCGTGTTCATAATTATTGGGCAGCCTTTAGGAGCAGTTTTCTTTATGTTTCTAGGGATCTTTTTCGACTTTTTCGACGGCCTTGCAGCTCGTGCACTTAAAGTCACTAGTGAGGTGGGAGTTCAGCTGGATTCTTTAGCAGATGTCATTACAAGTGGGTTGGTTCCTAGCCTTATAATGGTTCATCTATTGATCAATGCGGAGTGGGATGGAACCATAGGTACTTATTTAGATGCCTTAATGGTGGAGAAAAACCCCTTGATACCAGAGGCTTTATTTCCAAGTTGGTTACCCGTAATTGGATTACTTATTGTGATCTCTGCTGCCTACCGCTTGGCTAAGTTTAACGTAGACGACAGACAAACCTCCGGCTTTATTGGCTTGCCAACACCGGCCAATGCCATTTTTATTGCAAGCCTTTTATTGATCACCGAAGATTTTAGCCCAGCCTGGGCCTATGAATTGTTGACCAATTCATGGGTTCTTGTTGGAATCACTGTGGTTTTCAGCCTGCTAATGCATGCAGAAATACGGCTGTTCGCACTTAAGTTTAAGTCCTTTGGGATTAAAGAAAATGGGCATATCTATGCTTTTTTATTAGCGAGTCTCGTTGGCTTGCTGGTATTTAAGCTTATTGCGATTCCCTTTATTATCATAGGATACATCCTAGTGTCTATCCTTAAAAATCTAACAACTAACTAA
- a CDS encoding PorV/PorQ family protein has translation MNIGVDAAAFGMANAVTASTANVNSGYWNPAGLVQLEDNQLALMHASYFANIANYDYAGFAMPLDKQSAVALSVIRFGVDDILNTTQLIDEQGNIDYNRISLFSTADYGITFSYARALPLDGLNIGVNAKVIRRVIGDFANSWGFGLDAGIQFESKSNWKFGVMARDITTTFNAWTIDEDQFATIRDAVEGQNQELPETTELTLPKLNIGVAKKFIFNYDYSLLAAVDLNMRFAETNDIISSSFASITPAVGLEFGYIDLIFVRAGAGNFQNIQQLDGSDNVGFQPNIGVGFKYKGIQLDYALTDIGDQSAALYSNVFSLTIDWSLFR, from the coding sequence ATGAATATTGGCGTAGATGCCGCAGCTTTTGGTATGGCCAATGCAGTAACTGCATCCACGGCCAACGTAAATTCGGGTTATTGGAATCCGGCTGGGTTAGTACAATTAGAGGACAATCAGCTCGCGTTGATGCACGCCTCTTACTTTGCCAATATTGCCAATTACGACTACGCCGGTTTTGCCATGCCTTTGGACAAACAATCTGCCGTTGCACTTTCTGTTATTCGATTTGGAGTAGATGATATTTTGAACACCACCCAACTTATAGACGAGCAAGGCAATATCGATTACAACAGGATATCGCTGTTTTCTACTGCGGATTATGGAATTACCTTCTCCTATGCTAGGGCTCTGCCCTTGGACGGTCTTAACATTGGTGTCAATGCTAAGGTGATCCGGAGGGTGATCGGAGATTTTGCCAATTCCTGGGGTTTTGGACTAGATGCAGGAATTCAATTTGAATCCAAATCCAACTGGAAGTTCGGAGTCATGGCTCGAGACATCACCACGACCTTTAATGCTTGGACCATAGACGAAGATCAATTCGCCACCATTCGCGATGCGGTAGAAGGGCAAAATCAGGAATTGCCAGAAACCACAGAACTTACCTTGCCAAAGCTCAATATTGGTGTAGCGAAGAAGTTTATTTTCAATTACGATTATTCGCTTTTGGCAGCTGTAGATCTCAACATGCGATTTGCCGAAACCAACGATATCATTTCTAGCTCATTTGCGAGTATAACTCCAGCGGTAGGATTAGAATTTGGATATATAGACCTGATCTTTGTTAGAGCCGGAGCAGGTAATTTCCAGAACATTCAGCAGCTAGACGGAAGCGATAATGTAGGATTTCAACCCAATATTGGTGTTGGCTTCAAATACAAGGGTATTCAATTGGATTATGCCCTGACCGATATTGGCGACCAAAGTGCTGCCCTTTACTCGAACGTATTTTCGTTAACCATAGATTGGAGTTTATTCAGATAG